From the Pyxidicoccus trucidator genome, one window contains:
- a CDS encoding sensor histidine kinase — MKPTVLLVEEPSPVRELQVLALESQGWQVTALADLHASITLLHVEPAHVLVVAAGLLVAGAVELASLERALKLAGTTLRVMAFPAEQEGLHQLGLPGAGFLDRPLSLGPLVEGVRQAFPPHVLEAAPSRGLTVLVADDDPVSRKLLQLQLMPLRFELVMASDGLSALELARRRGPDVVLADALMPGMDGFRLCLALRQDPRLARVPVILTHTVVPDELDLRMAHNVGANGFLRRTQEGDELVGVLLRELRTAAPTHAVPPMDLGTEDHLYRMVRQLERRVGLLEQAEHTARESEARLRLVVNGSYDGIWDWDLRRRTLYWSPRLLEMLGLAPEDFGGTYEAFMALLHPEDRPDVMAALSAHLERGAPYDVSFRLRHVTGGYRSCVSRGRALHDSQGRPVRMAGIIGDVTEQLRMYRETQEAVRARDEFLSVAAHELRTPLAALRLRVQGAQSVLRAGVASAPERLERALDSADRQVQRLAELVESLLDVSQLQGSAPRLRLEEVDLASVVREVVSRSEEAAARVGCQLVVSPLEPTPGRFDAARLSQVVTHLLSNAMKFGPGKPVEVALESERDMATLVVTDHGIGIAPGRVDGLFRRFERAVPVRHYGGLGLGLYRLRRIVEAHGGEVSVNSTPGEGSTFRIRLPRAGPPSARA; from the coding sequence ATGAAGCCCACCGTCCTGCTCGTCGAAGAACCCAGCCCTGTGCGTGAGCTCCAGGTGCTGGCGTTGGAGAGCCAGGGGTGGCAGGTGACGGCCCTGGCGGACCTCCATGCCTCCATCACCCTGTTGCACGTGGAGCCGGCGCACGTGCTGGTGGTGGCCGCCGGCCTGCTGGTGGCGGGCGCGGTGGAGCTGGCGTCGCTGGAGCGGGCCCTGAAGCTGGCCGGCACGACGCTGCGGGTCATGGCCTTTCCCGCCGAGCAGGAGGGGCTGCACCAGCTCGGGCTGCCGGGGGCCGGCTTCCTCGACCGGCCGCTCTCCCTGGGCCCCCTGGTGGAGGGCGTGCGGCAGGCGTTTCCCCCGCATGTGCTCGAGGCGGCGCCGTCGCGAGGGCTCACGGTGCTGGTGGCGGACGACGACCCGGTGTCCCGCAAGCTGCTCCAGCTCCAGCTGATGCCGCTGCGCTTCGAGCTCGTCATGGCCTCGGACGGCCTGTCGGCGCTGGAGCTGGCGAGGCGCCGGGGGCCGGACGTGGTGCTGGCGGACGCGCTGATGCCGGGGATGGATGGCTTCCGGCTGTGCCTGGCGCTGCGGCAGGACCCGCGGCTGGCCCGGGTGCCCGTCATCCTCACGCACACCGTGGTGCCGGACGAGCTGGACCTGCGCATGGCGCACAACGTGGGGGCCAACGGCTTCTTGCGGCGCACCCAGGAAGGCGACGAGCTGGTGGGCGTCCTGCTGCGCGAGCTGCGGACCGCCGCGCCGACGCACGCGGTGCCGCCCATGGACCTGGGCACCGAGGACCACCTGTACCGGATGGTGCGGCAGCTGGAGCGCCGGGTGGGGCTGCTGGAGCAGGCCGAGCACACCGCGCGCGAGAGCGAGGCGCGCCTCCGCCTGGTGGTGAACGGCTCGTACGATGGCATCTGGGACTGGGACTTGCGCCGCCGGACGCTCTACTGGAGCCCGCGCCTGCTGGAGATGCTGGGGCTGGCGCCCGAGGACTTCGGGGGGACCTACGAGGCCTTCATGGCGCTGCTGCACCCGGAGGACCGGCCGGACGTCATGGCCGCCCTGTCCGCCCACCTGGAGCGGGGCGCGCCCTACGACGTCTCCTTCCGGCTGAGGCATGTCACCGGGGGCTACCGCTCGTGTGTGAGCCGGGGCCGGGCGCTCCATGACTCGCAGGGCCGGCCGGTGCGCATGGCGGGCATCATCGGCGACGTGACGGAGCAGCTGCGCATGTACCGCGAGACGCAGGAGGCGGTACGCGCGCGCGACGAGTTCCTCAGCGTGGCCGCGCACGAGCTGCGCACGCCGCTGGCGGCGTTGCGGCTGCGCGTGCAGGGGGCCCAGAGCGTGCTGCGCGCGGGCGTGGCGTCCGCGCCCGAGCGGCTGGAGCGGGCGCTGGACTCGGCGGACCGGCAGGTGCAGCGGCTGGCGGAGCTGGTGGAGTCGCTGCTGGACGTGTCGCAGCTCCAGGGGAGCGCGCCGCGGCTGCGCCTGGAAGAGGTGGACCTGGCGTCGGTGGTGCGCGAGGTGGTGTCGCGCTCCGAGGAGGCGGCCGCGCGCGTGGGCTGCCAGCTCGTCGTGAGCCCGCTGGAGCCCACGCCGGGCCGCTTCGACGCGGCCCGGCTGTCCCAGGTGGTGACGCACCTGCTGTCCAACGCGATGAAGTTCGGGCCCGGCAAGCCGGTGGAGGTGGCGCTGGAGTCCGAGCGGGACATGGCGACGCTGGTGGTGACGGACCACGGCATCGGCATTGCCCCCGGGCGGGTGGACGGCCTGTTCCGCCGCTTCGAGCGCGCGGTGCCGGTGCGCCACTATGGCGGGCTGGGGCTGGGGCTGTACCGCCTGCGCCGAATCGTCGAGGCGCATGGCGGCGAGGTGTCGGTGAACAGCACGCCCGGCGAGGGCTCTACCTTCCGCATCCGCCTGCCCCGCGCGGGCCCGCCCTCCGCCCGGGCATGA
- a CDS encoding Fur family transcriptional regulator, protein MGAKRLAAQPKLTEFQDRIRAAGLRSTAPRVAVLRELENASAPMSHADLVDALGDEGYDRVTIYRNLTDLTEAGLVVRADLGDHVWRFELKRPGEEHGSSHPHFTCTDCGTVACLPEESVRIASSKGVPRAVSQRAVEVQLRGLCDRCD, encoded by the coding sequence ATGGGAGCCAAGAGACTTGCCGCGCAGCCGAAGCTCACCGAGTTCCAGGACCGCATCCGTGCCGCGGGCCTGCGCAGCACCGCGCCCCGCGTGGCGGTGCTTCGGGAGCTGGAGAACGCCTCCGCGCCGATGAGCCATGCCGACCTGGTGGATGCGCTCGGAGACGAGGGGTATGACCGGGTCACCATCTACCGGAACCTGACCGACCTGACCGAGGCCGGGCTGGTCGTCCGGGCGGACCTAGGGGACCACGTCTGGCGCTTCGAGCTGAAGCGCCCGGGCGAGGAGCATGGCAGCAGCCACCCGCACTTCACCTGCACGGACTGCGGCACGGTGGCCTGCCTGCCGGAGGAGTCGGTCCGCATCGCCTCGTCCAAGGGCGTGCCGCGCGCGGTGTCCCAGCGTGCGGTGGAGGTGCAGCTTCGCGGCCTGTGCGACCGGTGTGACTGA
- a CDS encoding serine protease — MRISPTGVQRKLLGSLLCALSVAACGPAPEGTPAGDSPTGTEQQPVVYGTDNRTDVYAHTNATLRARAQQSTVALMNPSDYTVNASTGVVTFNASTLQSAYNLCSTERFLSDLTPAFCSGTLIDDDLVLTAGHCITSASACTSTRFVFNFYRTGATTMQPVTSADIFSCQSIVARQQSTVNGRNLDYAIVRLDRAATPRFTPAPVRTATTALAVGANVTVIGSGSGIPFKIDAGGSVRDARASTLDYFVASTDTFGGNSGSGVYEMSGYTVAGILVRGETDYRSNGSCSIVNVCTESGCRGEDITYVRPAVEAYCGVATSTRLCAGFPPPPTSIKFTFTATNTNSAQQNTTNHNVTLTAGQKLSFGTCTVAGSAGTGDTWLRLYNSAGTQVASNDDSCGVLSYAQFTATTAGTYQIRAGCYSSNSCSGTVAYTVQ, encoded by the coding sequence ATGCGTATCTCCCCCACCGGCGTCCAGAGGAAGCTGCTTGGCTCGCTGTTGTGTGCCCTCTCCGTCGCGGCCTGCGGTCCGGCCCCGGAAGGCACTCCCGCCGGTGACTCGCCCACGGGCACGGAGCAGCAGCCCGTCGTCTACGGCACCGACAACCGCACGGACGTGTACGCGCACACGAACGCCACCCTGCGCGCCCGCGCCCAGCAGTCCACGGTGGCGCTGATGAACCCGTCGGACTACACGGTGAACGCCTCCACCGGCGTCGTCACCTTCAACGCGTCCACGCTGCAGAGCGCCTACAACCTGTGCAGCACCGAGCGCTTCCTGAGCGACCTGACGCCGGCCTTCTGCTCGGGCACGCTCATCGACGATGACCTGGTGCTCACCGCCGGCCACTGCATCACCAGCGCCTCGGCCTGCACCAGCACGCGCTTCGTCTTCAACTTCTACCGCACGGGCGCCACCACCATGCAGCCGGTGACGTCGGCGGACATCTTCTCCTGCCAGTCCATCGTCGCGCGCCAGCAGTCCACGGTGAACGGGCGCAACCTGGACTACGCCATCGTCCGGTTGGACCGCGCGGCCACCCCGCGCTTCACGCCGGCCCCCGTGCGCACGGCCACCACCGCGCTGGCCGTGGGCGCCAACGTGACGGTGATTGGCTCGGGCAGCGGCATCCCCTTCAAGATTGACGCGGGCGGCTCGGTGCGTGACGCGCGCGCCAGCACGCTGGACTACTTCGTCGCCAGCACGGACACCTTCGGCGGCAACTCCGGCTCGGGCGTGTACGAGATGAGCGGCTACACGGTGGCCGGCATCCTGGTGCGCGGCGAGACGGACTACAGGTCCAACGGGAGCTGCTCCATCGTCAACGTGTGCACCGAGTCGGGCTGCCGTGGCGAGGACATCACCTACGTCCGCCCCGCCGTGGAGGCGTACTGCGGCGTGGCCACCAGCACCCGGCTGTGCGCCGGCTTCCCGCCGCCCCCGACGAGCATCAAGTTCACGTTCACCGCCACCAACACCAACAGCGCGCAGCAGAACACCACCAACCACAACGTGACGCTGACGGCCGGGCAGAAGCTGTCCTTCGGCACCTGCACGGTGGCCGGCTCCGCCGGCACGGGTGACACCTGGCTGCGCCTCTACAACTCCGCGGGCACGCAGGTGGCCTCCAACGACGACTCCTGCGGCGTGCTGTCGTACGCGCAGTTCACCGCCACCACGGCGGGCACGTACCAGATTCGCGCGGGCTGCTACTCCAGCAACTCGTGCAGCGGCACGGTGGCCTACACCGTCCAGTAG
- a CDS encoding response regulator, which yields MQPLQTLLVVDDDLDIRDALQDVFELEGYSVLLAADGLEALAQLRQVESPPQLILLDLMMPRMDGFAFREALRHDSTLSEIPVLVASADLDVRSAAEGLNVAGWLRKPLDLSELLSAVKRLSQAA from the coding sequence GTGCAACCGCTTCAGACACTGCTGGTGGTCGATGACGACCTGGACATCCGGGACGCGCTCCAGGACGTCTTCGAGCTGGAGGGCTATTCCGTCCTGCTCGCCGCTGACGGGCTGGAGGCACTCGCGCAGCTCCGCCAGGTGGAGAGTCCGCCGCAGCTCATCCTCCTCGACCTGATGATGCCGAGGATGGACGGCTTCGCCTTCCGGGAGGCGCTGCGCCATGACTCGACGCTCTCCGAAATCCCCGTCCTGGTGGCCAGCGCGGACCTGGACGTGCGGAGCGCGGCCGAGGGGCTGAACGTGGCCGGCTGGCTGCGCAAGCCGCTGGACTTGTCCGAGCTGCTGTCCGCCGTGAAGCGCCTCAGTCAGGCCGCGTAA